In Musa acuminata AAA Group cultivar baxijiao chromosome BXJ2-10, Cavendish_Baxijiao_AAA, whole genome shotgun sequence, a genomic segment contains:
- the LOC103969466 gene encoding cyclin-D5-1 isoform X1, which translates to MDEPGCSLSISSLLCQEDATDLDPDLDLDLDLEFEDELCQAYLLLKDAIFTDEEYIQELASRERSSFERQDHEFSSCDECLVPADNWFKRARSDAIRWILNTTARFGFGFQTAYLAVAYLDRFLRRRRIDNGKPWATGLLSTACLSVAAKMEERRVPPLSEMQIEGYAFDSNAVQRMELLLLDTLQWRTNCVTPFDYLSYFRSKFQCEESLHKAIDFIFAAIDAINLTTCRSSAVAAAAILAASSEIYSKELLETKMSTTSLFQSFSEKEHVFSCYSIMTQDLPKNMITPKRLSSSEASENYSSITVAIDSASISSSRTKRRRLRLPDIH; encoded by the exons ATGGATGAACCCGGCTGCTCTCTGTCGATCTCCAGCCTCCTCTGCCAGGAAGACGCGACTGATCTGGATccggatttggatttggatttggatttggagtTTGAAGATGAACTGTGTCAGGCGTACCTGCTTCTCAAAGACGCGATTTTTACGGACGAGGAGTACATCCAGGAGCTGGCCTCGAGAGAGAGGAGCAGCTTCGAGAGGCAGGACCATGAATTCTCCTCTTGTGACGAGTGCTTGGTTCCGGCGGACAACTGGTTCAAGCGTGCCCGCTCCGACGCCATCCGATGGATCTTGAAC ACCACCGCCCGTTTCGGCTTCGGCTTCCAAACAGCATATCTAGCAGTGGCTTATCTTGATCGTTTCCTTCGACGGCGAAGAATTGAT AACGGGAAGCCATGGGCGACCGGATTGCTGTCGACGGCATGCTTGTCCGTGGCGGCGAAGATGGAGGAGCGCAGAGTGCCGCCGCTCTCGGAGATGCAGATCGAGGGGTACGCGTTCGACAGCAATGCGGTGCAGAGGATGGAGCTCCTCCTCCTGGATACTCTGCAGTGGAGGACGAACTGCGTGACGCCATTCGATTACCTGAGTTATTTCAGATCGAAGTTCCAGTGTGAGGAGTCACTGCACAAAGCCATCGACTTCATCTTTGCGGCCATCGATG CGATCAATTTAACTACTTGTCGCTCCTCCGCAGTTGCTGCAGCTGCCATATTGGCTGCATCCAGCGAAATCTACTCCAAGGAGTTACTGGAGACAAAGATGAGCACTACGTCACTGTTCCAATCCTTTTCAGAAAAG GAACACGTGTTTTCCTGCTACAGTATCATGACTCAGGATCTGCCCAAGAACATGATAACACCCAAGAGGTTGTCTTCTTCTGAAGCATCAGAGAACTATTCCAGCATCACCGTTGCCATCGACAGTGCCTCCATCAGCTCGTCAAGAACTAAGAGGAGAAGGTTGCGGTTGCCAGATATCCATTAG
- the LOC103969466 gene encoding cyclin-D5-1 isoform X2, with the protein MDEPGCSLSISSLLCQEDATDLDPDLDLDLDLEFEDELCQAYLLLKDAIFTDEEYIQELASRERSSFERQDHEFSSCDECLVPADNWFKRARSDAIRWILNTTARFGFGFQTAYLAVAYLDRFLRRRRIDNGKPWATGLLSTACLSVAAKMEERRVPPLSEMQIEGYAFDSNAVQRMELLLLDTLQWRTNCVTPFDYLSYFRSKFQCEESLHKAIDFIFAAIDVAAAAILAASSEIYSKELLETKMSTTSLFQSFSEKEHVFSCYSIMTQDLPKNMITPKRLSSSEASENYSSITVAIDSASISSSRTKRRRLRLPDIH; encoded by the exons ATGGATGAACCCGGCTGCTCTCTGTCGATCTCCAGCCTCCTCTGCCAGGAAGACGCGACTGATCTGGATccggatttggatttggatttggatttggagtTTGAAGATGAACTGTGTCAGGCGTACCTGCTTCTCAAAGACGCGATTTTTACGGACGAGGAGTACATCCAGGAGCTGGCCTCGAGAGAGAGGAGCAGCTTCGAGAGGCAGGACCATGAATTCTCCTCTTGTGACGAGTGCTTGGTTCCGGCGGACAACTGGTTCAAGCGTGCCCGCTCCGACGCCATCCGATGGATCTTGAAC ACCACCGCCCGTTTCGGCTTCGGCTTCCAAACAGCATATCTAGCAGTGGCTTATCTTGATCGTTTCCTTCGACGGCGAAGAATTGAT AACGGGAAGCCATGGGCGACCGGATTGCTGTCGACGGCATGCTTGTCCGTGGCGGCGAAGATGGAGGAGCGCAGAGTGCCGCCGCTCTCGGAGATGCAGATCGAGGGGTACGCGTTCGACAGCAATGCGGTGCAGAGGATGGAGCTCCTCCTCCTGGATACTCTGCAGTGGAGGACGAACTGCGTGACGCCATTCGATTACCTGAGTTATTTCAGATCGAAGTTCCAGTGTGAGGAGTCACTGCACAAAGCCATCGACTTCATCTTTGCGGCCATCGATG TTGCTGCAGCTGCCATATTGGCTGCATCCAGCGAAATCTACTCCAAGGAGTTACTGGAGACAAAGATGAGCACTACGTCACTGTTCCAATCCTTTTCAGAAAAG GAACACGTGTTTTCCTGCTACAGTATCATGACTCAGGATCTGCCCAAGAACATGATAACACCCAAGAGGTTGTCTTCTTCTGAAGCATCAGAGAACTATTCCAGCATCACCGTTGCCATCGACAGTGCCTCCATCAGCTCGTCAAGAACTAAGAGGAGAAGGTTGCGGTTGCCAGATATCCATTAG